One Nymphaea colorata isolate Beijing-Zhang1983 chromosome 12, ASM883128v2, whole genome shotgun sequence genomic window, TCTTATTGTCTCTGTTGCAGTATATTATGATTGGCCCTTATATCAGCTGGATATCAAAAATGCCTTCTTATATGGagatcttgatgagactgtgTATATGCAACAACCTCCTGGCTTTGAACGTCGGTGGTAAAGTGTGCAGGCTAAAGAAAGctatatatggcttgaaacaaagtccttgtgcttggtttcataaattttcagaaGTTGTATTAAAATGTGGTTTCAAGAGATCTCAGCTGGACCATTCATTTATTCGTCAAGAAAGGATCTAGAGGTACTGTGGTGTTagtggtgtatgttgatgatattcaCAGGTGAATGTGAGCAAGAGGTAGCTCATACAAGGAAATTTCtacaacaacactttgttaccaaagatCTTGGCCAACTACGatacttccttggcattgaagttgctcgTAGTAAGGAAGAAGTGGTGTTatcacaaaggaagtatgttcttgatctgTTACAAAACACAAGGATGCTGGGAGCTAAACCTACAACTCTTCCTATGAACCCACAGGTACACCTATTTGATGATGACTTGAAAGAGGTAGCTTCTCGTGCATACAAATCATTGATTGGTAAGCTTCTCTATGTGACAGTAACTCGACCAAACATTAGTTTTGCTGTGGGAAAAttaagccaattcatggaaaaaccaagaaaatcacattgggatgcagctatgttGATTGTCAAGTACTTGAAGTCCTCCCCTAGCAAAggtcttttctttaaaaaaggtATATCTCTTGATGTCAAAGCTTATAGCGAcgcagattatgcaggctcagtTCATGATAGGAAGTCCACCAtagggttttgtgtgtttgtgggagAAAATTTCAtctcttggagaagtaagaaacaaaatgttgtttctagatcaagtgcagagtcTGAATATCATGCTATGGCTCAAACGACTGCTGAAATGACATGGTTTAGATCCTTACTTGAGAGTCTCGGTATTCCTACTTCTACTCCTATGAagatgttttgtgataacaaaGCAGTTACTTacattgccaataatccagtatttcatgagaggacaaagCACATCGAAGtagattgccactatattcgcGATATGGTTCAAGAAGGAATTATCTCAACTATACACGTAGCCTCTGAAGATCAAGCCgctgatatcttcaccaaagcctTGCCTATTGCAGAATTTtttagatgttgtgacaagctgagcatgattaacatctatgttccagcttgagggggagtgttgaataataTGTGTTAGGTggtatttttgaatatttaagagtttAGGAACAACTCTTTATAAATAAGTGTTTTGTTTATGGAcctcttttgtaatttgttactttaccctaattctcatttaacatgaGATTAGGGCAGCTTTAGTGAATACGATagaaagttctctctctctctctctctctcgttctcttctctcctctcccttggCTGCACGTAACagatatgatgacattttgaatctggggcctatagaagcaattgcatttGCCATGGCTTGGAactgaaaagaattagctgcttAAATGGAacacatgcatcataaaaccatttccctatCGTCCTTTGTGCCTGAagtagcatatctttagatgtcattgcagcacgaatctgcggctgacaACCTGGGCCAGTATgtgaagggaaaaaactcttaatagaaccaacactagacctaccagtaggaactctaccactaggtggtcgcataccacgcctgaCCCCTAATATCTGGTgtgtctcttcttttccttctcgatatgccagatcgacctccttcatataTGATTCCTTTccctctacgatctctacctcttgagctctccaaatctgttcttagactgctatcatcttcatcatcatcaacattttcataagctttttcctcttcctctttagCTTCCCaaggctcattatagcctacatctgccttttccatttctttttgtatcttccttTTTGTTGCAGCCTTGAGtcttggagagagaaaaagtttcattacgttaaccctaatctcccttataaaagagattagggtagaaaagggatttacagattacatcaatgaaaaataaagaaaatattgaagaggTCTTATAATTCTTTAATATTACGAAGAgtcacctagaaacataaactcttttaattcaacactccccctcaagctggagtatacatattaaacatgctcagcttgtcacaacatctagagaaatcaccaataggaagagctttggtgaagatatctgcagtttgatcttctgaaggaacatgaatagtggcaatggtttctgcttgaacgagatcccgaatgtaatggcagtccacttcaatatgtttagttctttcatggaaaactggattgtttgcaatgtatgtggctgcttgattgtcacaatacatcttcataggaagCGGAATCGACACatttaggctagatagcatggatctagcccaagtcatttctgctGTTGTTTGAGCCAAAATGTTATATGAAAGAATTTGGATAGGACTATGATGAATCTTTGGCCTTCTTGCGAAAATGGGCACCATTCATATGGTTTTTTCATTGGTCACTTACCATGGATAAGTCAATTAGATGTTAAGAATGGTTTTCTTTCATGGGGAGCTTGCAGAAGTATATATGGAGCAGCCTCTAGTATATTCAGAAGGGGACCCTAAGAGATATATGTCACCTATGGTTTGACTTCTTGTCTAAAAGCTTCCCATTGGTAACAACTTGATCATTCTCTCCTAATTTTTTGATGTAAGGGGACGATTACATTCTTGTtgatatatgttgatgatatcattgctACAGAAAATGATGAGGCACATATctagaaaataaaagatattCTAAGACAAAGATTCAATATGAAAGATCTTCACAACCTTTGATACTCTTTTGGGGTTGAAGTGGATGCAGAAGACAGTCTTCTTTGCCTTATTCAACAAAATTACACAAATATATTTAAGATTTATTGGAGAAGTCTGGAATGCATGATGTAAGTGCTTGGTCACTTTCAGTATTCTTACTCAGAAGCTGAGCCAACAAGTGTTTATTTGAGTTGCAGGAACCAGATGCTAAATGTCTTCTTTTATGTGATAATAAAAGCATTATGTAGATTTCTTTTAGTCTCATTTAACACAGTAAAACTAAGTACATTTGAAGTTTAAACTAACCAATATTGATTGGGCAGAAGATTGAAGACAAGGAGATCTAGCCTAATTTTCTTCTGTCGAATGATCAGATCACTGATTTATTTATTAAGGGACTTGTGAAGGATATGGTTCCTAAAAGCAAATTTATTCTTAATTCGAGAATACACACAAGTAAAGGGGCAACTTTAAGTGATGTATCCATATTTATATgtggtttggatctggaccaGTTTTTTATTACATTACTTGTATCCATTCGTGCAGCATATGTGTAATGCCCATTGTACATAAGTGTATCCTTGTAATTTTTGAACTAGGGGACCCTTTATTGTTAATGAATTACTCACAATGTCTCCTTCTATTGAGATGTGTGATTTCCAGCCACTTGgtctttcttttgaatttctttctaTTGTGAATATATTTTGGGGATTCTAACAATGAAGGGCAGCAAATCTACCTCTGATTATATTATCTTTAGTAGGTAAAGCGATTGCTTGATCCTGTAAAAAACAAGGTTGAGTTACTTAATATGCTTAAGAAGCTGAATATCTAGCTTGTCATATTGCAGCCACCTATGCTGATTGAATAAATAGTTTCctgaaaaatttgaaattagatcttgatcaAGGCCAGTTCAGTTATACTATGATAATGAAGCAAGCGATGAAAAATAGATTTGTAAGCTCGAAAAGTGCACGCTTGTGACTCATATTGGGCTAAAGGTATTTGTGAACATGTTGAGATGAAAAACCTGAATATGGGAAGCCTAATAAGTGATCCTGATTTTAATGAATAATTTACAGTGGAAAGTTGAAGTATGGAAAACTCTGTAACTGCCCTTGACAGAAACCTATATGGCGCAAGTTTGCAGTTTCATGGCTAGGGAGGAGATGTGGGGTTATGGCCATGACCATGCCCATACCCATCATAATGGATGAGAGGGCTCACTCATCTGTTATGATGCGCTCTCATCCATTGTGATGGCTGTTAAAGAACTTACATCCCCTTAGTGGAAATTAAGTCCCACTCTACCTTTTAACTGCCATACTGGGTAGCAGGGGAATGAAGAGCACTTAGAATATTTTGCCTAGCACCACAATGTGAAGAGCTTGATAGAATGATAAAGGTCCCCTTGAAGCAAAACCTGCAAATCTAAAGCCCAAacttttgttgttcttgttaagttttcttttcctctttgctAGCCATATGTTGTTGCTTCTGAGATTCCTGTTGTTGGTGCTAATGTTTCAACACCCTCTATGTACACAATCATATATTGCTGTTCATGCATGGGAGACTTAAATTCTGAAGATCAAGAAAGTCTTCTATTACCTTGACAAGCATTCTGTTATTTGTTCACCAGAAAAGGTACTGTCAACCTAAATATATTATTTGTGCTTGGACATTTCTAACTTTCCGTTCTTAACTCTGTTAACTGCATGGTTCTTTATTAATATAACAATATGAATTCCTTGTATTATGCTATATCAATCTATGTAAATGAATTATAGAAAATTCTCCTTTTCATGCTTATGTTTTTATGGAGTTCTTGTGTTGGACCATCTGGAAAATGGAGGATCTGATCCATGATTAAATGGTTTCAGGTTTATTGTTATAAATAATGGCACTGGACATACAGTACCTGGACAAAGGTTAGCTACCCATTTATACTTCAGTTTTACTAATTGCTTCTCTGGAAGGTTACACACAGTTGTTAGCTTTGACCTGTGGAAGCTTTAGTGGGATTC contains:
- the LOC116265372 gene encoding retrovirus-related Pol polyprotein from transposon RE1 isoform X2, with protein sequence MLMIFTGECEQEVAHTRKFLQQHFVTKDLGQLRYFLGIEVARSKEEVVLSQRKYVLDLLQNTRMLGAKPTTLPMNPQVHLFDDDLKEVASRAYKSLIGKLLYVTVTRPNISFAVGKLSQFMEKPRKSHWDAAMLIVKYLKSSPSKGLFFKKGISLDVKAYSDADYAGSVHDRKSTIGFCVFVGENFISWRSKKQNVVSRSSAESEYHAMAQTTAEMTWFRSLLESLGIPTSTPMKMFCDNKAVTYIANNPVFHERTKHIEVDCHYIRDMVQEGIISTIHVASEDQAADIFTKALPIAEFFRCCDKLSMINIYVPA